Proteins from a single region of Hydra vulgaris chromosome 12, alternate assembly HydraT2T_AEP:
- the LOC100212929 gene encoding uncharacterized protein LOC100212929 isoform X3, with amino-acid sequence MIDSLIEVLQANNQRLEMMKMLKEQNEAYIRKLDVMTVLHLQEIDQINYAMQEKNNLICSLNLNIENLNATIQKMNIDLGSIPTFNLQINTYENTVKAERATVEILSEELFNVNHCLEECNTENFKLKKEISNLTQNSLSDIQQFCNTPSTMCEFDDFDISSFKDRPKQSRPEDLSKSFSQEKFKT; translated from the exons ATGATTGATTCACTTATAGAAGTTTTGCAGGCAAACAATCAACGACTTGAG ATGATGAAAATGCTCAAAGAACAGAATGAAGCTTATATTAGAAAATTAGATGTGATGACAGTGCTGCATCTGCAG GAAATAGATCAAATTAATTACGCGATGCAAGagaaaaacaacttaatatgtagtcttaatttaaatattgagaaCTTAAATGCCACAatacaaaaaatgaatattgatCTTGGTTCCATACCTACTTTTAACCTAcag aTAAATACTTATGAGAATACTGTTAAGGCTGAACGAGCGACTGTTGAAATATTAAGTGAAGAATTGTTTAATGTTAATCATTGTCTTGAAGAGTGTaatactgaaaactttaaattaaaaaaagaaatttctaatCTAACACAAAACTCATTATCTGATATACAACAATTTTGCAATACTCCTTCGACAATGTGTGAATTTGATGATTTTGATATAAGCTCATTTAAGGATCGACCTAAACAATCAAGACCTGAAGATTTGTCTAAATCTTTTTctcaagaaaaatttaaaacgtaa
- the LOC100212929 gene encoding uncharacterized protein LOC100212929 isoform X4 produces MMKMLKEQNEAYIRKLDVMTVLHLQEIDQINYAMQEKNNLICSLNLNIENLNATIQKMNIDLGSIPTFNLQINTYENTVKAERATVEILSEELFNVNHCLEECNTENFKLKKEISNLTQNSLSDIQQFCNTPSTMCEFDDFDISSFKDRPKQSRPEDLSKSFSQEKFKT; encoded by the exons ATGATGAAAATGCTCAAAGAACAGAATGAAGCTTATATTAGAAAATTAGATGTGATGACAGTGCTGCATCTGCAG GAAATAGATCAAATTAATTACGCGATGCAAGagaaaaacaacttaatatgtagtcttaatttaaatattgagaaCTTAAATGCCACAatacaaaaaatgaatattgatCTTGGTTCCATACCTACTTTTAACCTAcag aTAAATACTTATGAGAATACTGTTAAGGCTGAACGAGCGACTGTTGAAATATTAAGTGAAGAATTGTTTAATGTTAATCATTGTCTTGAAGAGTGTaatactgaaaactttaaattaaaaaaagaaatttctaatCTAACACAAAACTCATTATCTGATATACAACAATTTTGCAATACTCCTTCGACAATGTGTGAATTTGATGATTTTGATATAAGCTCATTTAAGGATCGACCTAAACAATCAAGACCTGAAGATTTGTCTAAATCTTTTTctcaagaaaaatttaaaacgtaa